The Paracoccus liaowanqingii genome window below encodes:
- the rimO gene encoding 30S ribosomal protein S12 methylthiotransferase RimO has product MQQNPPDLRPDLARARIPDQRRDGQPTIGMVSLGCPKALVDSERILTRLRAEGYAISADYHGADAVVVNTCGFLDSAKAESLDAIGEALRENGRVIVTGCLGAEPDYITGAHPKVLAVTGPHQYEQVLDAVHKAVPPSPDPFIDLLPASGVSLTPRHYSYLKISEGCNHRCKFCIIPDMRGRLVSRPAHAIIREAEKLVQAGVRELLVISQDTSAYGLDRKHETERGHRAHITDLARDLGSLGAWVRLHYVYPYPHVRDLIPLMADGLVLPYLDIPFQHAHPDVLRRMARPAAAAKTLDEIAAWRAVCPDITLRSTFIVGYPGETEAEFQTLLDWLDEAQLDRVGAFQYENVKGARANDLPDHVPAEVKQDRYDRFMEKAQGISAAKLAAKVGTRMQVIVDEVDAQGATCRTKADAPEIDGNLFIDQGFDALSPGDMVEVTVDEAGDYDLWGTLAHG; this is encoded by the coding sequence ATGCAGCAGAACCCGCCCGACCTTCGCCCCGACCTTGCCCGCGCCCGCATCCCCGATCAGCGGCGCGACGGCCAGCCGACCATCGGCATGGTCAGCCTCGGCTGTCCCAAGGCGCTGGTCGACAGCGAGCGCATCCTGACCCGCCTGCGGGCCGAGGGCTATGCGATCAGCGCCGACTATCACGGCGCCGATGCGGTGGTGGTCAACACCTGCGGATTTCTGGACAGCGCCAAGGCCGAATCGCTGGACGCCATCGGCGAGGCGCTGCGCGAGAACGGCCGCGTGATCGTCACCGGCTGCCTGGGCGCCGAGCCCGACTACATCACCGGCGCGCATCCCAAGGTGCTGGCCGTGACCGGCCCGCATCAGTACGAACAGGTGCTGGACGCGGTCCACAAGGCGGTGCCGCCGTCCCCCGATCCCTTCATCGACCTGCTGCCCGCCAGCGGCGTCAGCCTGACGCCGCGCCATTACAGCTATCTCAAGATCTCGGAGGGCTGCAATCACCGCTGCAAGTTCTGCATCATCCCCGACATGCGCGGCCGTCTGGTCAGCCGCCCGGCCCATGCCATCATCCGCGAGGCGGAAAAGCTGGTGCAGGCGGGCGTCAGGGAGCTGCTGGTCATCAGCCAGGACACCAGCGCCTACGGCCTCGACCGCAAGCACGAGACCGAGCGGGGGCACCGCGCCCATATCACCGACCTGGCGCGGGACCTGGGCAGCCTCGGGGCCTGGGTGCGGCTGCACTACGTCTATCCCTATCCGCATGTGCGCGACCTGATCCCGCTGATGGCAGATGGCTTGGTCCTGCCCTATCTGGACATCCCGTTCCAGCATGCCCACCCGGATGTGCTGCGCCGCATGGCCCGGCCCGCCGCGGCCGCGAAGACGCTGGACGAGATTGCCGCCTGGCGCGCGGTCTGTCCCGACATCACCCTGCGATCGACCTTCATTGTCGGCTATCCCGGCGAGACCGAGGCCGAGTTCCAGACCCTGCTGGACTGGCTGGACGAGGCGCAGCTGGATCGCGTCGGCGCGTTCCAGTACGAGAACGTCAAGGGCGCGCGGGCCAACGACCTGCCCGACCATGTGCCCGCCGAGGTCAAGCAGGACCGCTATGACCGCTTCATGGAAAAGGCCCAAGGCATCAGCGCCGCGAAACTGGCCGCCAAGGTCGGCACCCGGATGCAGGTGATCGTGGACGAGGTCGACGCCCAGGGCGCCACCTGCCGCACCAAGGCCGACGCGCCCGAGATCGACGGTAACCTGTTCATTGATCAGGGGTTTGACGCCCTGTCCCCCGGCGATATGGTGGAGGTCACGGTGGATGAGGCGGGCGACTATGATCTCTGGGGAACCCTCGCGCATGGATGA